The following are from one region of the Polyangiaceae bacterium genome:
- a CDS encoding immunity 49 family protein yields the protein MSALPGRGAPGLLARLAGLRRSRHRDRRAERARVATISGPRLAKLDLSKLDVARAIRAADEAAFNQAALDALKAFKALWGTGKNKSHPDSYHDWLGTALAIDGESRGLTYAVESDYTPRWLIDGPPAGLLEHFKTLYEVTGES from the coding sequence ATATCAGCTCTCCCTGGCCGCGGCGCTCCGGGACTTCTGGCTCGACTCGCCGGACTTCGACGCTCACGCCACCGAGACCGACGAGCAGAGCGCGCCAGGGTCGCCACCATTTCGGGCCCACGACTGGCGAAGCTCGATCTGAGCAAGCTGGATGTCGCGCGCGCGATCCGCGCGGCTGATGAGGCCGCCTTCAACCAGGCTGCGCTCGACGCCCTCAAGGCGTTCAAGGCGCTCTGGGGCACCGGGAAGAACAAGTCACACCCGGACAGCTATCACGACTGGCTCGGAACCGCGCTTGCGATCGACGGCGAGTCCCGCGGACTCACCTACGCGGTCGAGTCGGACTATACGCCGCGTTGGCTGATCGACGGACCACCTGCCGGCCTGCTCGAGCATTTCAAGACGCTCTACGAAGTGACGGGAGAGAGCTAA
- a CDS encoding immunity 49 family protein has translation MLLIDDVNSFWEFLNASVDYAVAGFKLWYAPGDVEVELCGQQLRLPGATPGLGATPRDWYHAVACAKILRRKEAVDSLLTYDHSKFARIPGQRDAYQVPFAAALRDFWLDSQEFEAHATKTEELGAPGVATISGPRLAKLDVSKLDVMRAIRAGDASTFNDAALQSLKAFKAFWGTGKNKSDPDSYHDWLGTALAIDGEARAMTYEVESDYTPRWLIDGPPAGLLDHFKTLYEAPPTA, from the coding sequence ATGCTCCTCATCGACGACGTCAACTCCTTCTGGGAGTTCCTGAACGCGTCCGTCGACTACGCGGTCGCCGGGTTCAAGCTTTGGTACGCTCCGGGCGACGTCGAGGTGGAGCTCTGCGGCCAGCAGCTACGTCTCCCCGGGGCAACGCCAGGGCTTGGCGCGACTCCGAGGGACTGGTATCACGCCGTGGCCTGCGCAAAGATCCTCCGACGGAAGGAGGCCGTGGACTCGCTCCTGACATACGACCACAGCAAGTTTGCGCGCATCCCCGGCCAACGAGATGCCTACCAGGTCCCCTTCGCCGCCGCGCTGCGAGACTTCTGGCTGGACTCGCAGGAGTTCGAGGCCCATGCGACTAAGACGGAGGAACTCGGAGCTCCGGGGGTGGCGACCATTTCCGGACCACGCTTGGCAAAGCTCGATGTCAGCAAGCTCGACGTCATGCGTGCGATCCGCGCGGGGGACGCTTCGACATTCAACGACGCGGCGCTTCAATCGCTGAAGGCGTTCAAGGCCTTCTGGGGCACCGGCAAGAACAAGTCGGACCCGGACAGCTATCACGACTGGTTGGGCACGGCGCTGGCGATCGACGGTGAGGCGCGTGCCATGACCTACGAGGTCGAGTCGGACTACACGCCGCGCTGGCTCATCGATGGCCCCCCTGCCGGATTACTCGATCACTTCAAGACGCTCTACGAAGCTCCACCCACGGCCTGA